In Lineus longissimus chromosome 9, tnLinLong1.2, whole genome shotgun sequence, one genomic interval encodes:
- the LOC135493468 gene encoding uncharacterized protein LOC135493468, giving the protein MASNVRIQMEATISAVDETPETPPTNTTPVSDSHGESQSACMKCLVKLLVPVTEDEKEEESLASPSEDVLLPREQVNFDEVTMRYYLTPYLLFVENQERILNDKHEHMHKTDRKKLASDHLISAEVSTIIKELTQYLNEEGSMMFRGGELKRCGSVEEGTKVSSCDEFDFQYLISLNNYRATRKPLLRTKPRSSGETTKSFFSLAVAEINDADEAIQTELLPKDVHTQFKDEVGNGLSKQDLKYGHLLKKAGPAVKIVLWKKTRYGKPECFVKIDLTLGIRADVDKLFEKEELTPLASALPWNLTLKCHFVCAHNYWKISFVETEQELMRKICEEDVFKMTCYRAIKCVRDKVDIKDPYGDGILPSYPIKMTFMDIALKDCQDGVKWHMEDLGKHVIHVLKEVEGRGQGHRLKCPFLLGDDVMGEADRSYLESRRVLKKLKESEGVYVSQQSTLFPILIAFSLLSYYMFLWCYMYLEDGDTIPRSDNNIPVKPYLLACYVSGQSSVFTLACQLLVCILFFLKKRGNREIHPLYRIYYIIPFIELLYFIVGFILEMLFLGYGSWRYDPLLLPVDVPVFTVSSCKSHAFVLSILVQFFINSPLLFSGITISANAIFSIALEKNLRLFHTYLTFPGGGWRWRAPDGNRYEFLPEVCGREGFQGFTKARAYIVAILTPLAVFLTIVIPAYYTTVDSYTDFPRIHHACILQGVLLVILVLLLIQQIIGSRSWSNHWEVICESRINSCGNAAFCYFFPYIFCPNWEALKDDLRTKA; this is encoded by the exons ATGGCCTCAAACGTCCGCATTCAGATGGAAGCGACCATCTCAGCAGTGGATGAAACGCCT GAAACGCCACCAACGAACACGACTCCTGTCAGCGATAGTCACGGTGAGAGCCAAAGTGCCTGTATGAAATGTCTAGTCAAG TTGTTAGTCCCCGTGACAGAAGAtgaaaaagag GAGGAATCGTTAGCATCGCCAAGCGAAGATGTACTGCTTCCGAGAGAGCAGGTTAACTTCGACGAAGTCACCATGAGGTACTACCTGACCCCCTACCTTTTATTCGTCGAGAACCAGGAGAGAATCCTCAACGACAAACACGAGCATATGCATAAAACTGACAGGAAAAAACTGGCGTCGGATCATCTGATTTCTGCGGAAGTTTCAACGATCATCAAGGAATTAACTCAATATCTCAACGAAGAAGGCAGCATGATGTTTAGGGGTGGAGAACTGAAACGATGCGGCAGTGTCGAAGAGGGAACCAAAGTCAGTAGTTGTGATGAATTTGACTTCCAGTACTTGATTTCCTTAAACAACTACAGAGCGACTCGGAAGCCTCTCCTAAGAACCAAGCCGAGATCTTCTGGCGAAACTACAAAGTCGTTCTTCAGCCTTGCAGTGGCGGAGATCAATGACGCTGATGAGGCCATTCAGACGGAACTTCTCCCGAAAGATGTCCACACTCAATTTAAAGATGAGGTTGGGAATGGACTCTCGAAACAGGACTTGAAGTACGGTCACTTGCTGAAGAAGGCTGGCCCTGCTGTGAAGATAGTCCTTTGGAAAAAGACGAGGTATGGCAAGCCGGAATGCTTCGTTAAGATTGACCTTACTCTCGGAATAAGAGCAGATGTCGACAAACTGTTTGAAAAAGAGGAGTTGACCCCTTTAGCTTCAGCGCTGCCATGGAATTTGACATTAAAATGTCACTTCGTGTGTGCCCATAATTACTGGAAGATATCGTTTGTCGAGACGGAGCAAGAGCTGATGAGGAAGATCTGCGAGGAAGATGTTTTCAAGATGACATGTTACAGGGCAATAAAG TGTGTCCGAGACAAAGTTGACATTAAGGACCCGTACGGTGACGGCATCCTGCCTTCCTACCCTATCAAGATGACATTCATGGACATCGCGCTGAAAGACTGTCAGGATGGTGTGAAATGGCATATGGAAGATCTGGGCAAACACGTGATTCACGTCCTGAAGGAAGTCGAAGGAAGAGGTCAGGGTCATCGACTCAAGTGTCCATTCCTCCTCGGCGATGACGTCATGGGAGAGGCAGATAGATCGTACCTTGAGAGTCGGAGAGTTTTGAAAAAGCTGAAGGAATCTGAAGGCGTTTACGTTTCTCAGCAGAGTACTTTGTTCCCAATCCTCATTGCATTTTCCTTGCTTTCTTACTACATGTTCTTGTGGTGTTATATGTATTTGGAGGATGGTGATACTATCCCTCGGTCGGACAACAACATCCCCGTGAAGCCGTATCTACTTGCCTGCTATGTTTCGGGCCAGTCATCTGTTTTCACACTAGCGTGTCAATTATTAGTTTGCATactattttttttgaaaaagagAGGAAATAGGGAAATCCATCCCCTTTACAGGATCTATTACATTATCCCTTTCATCGAGTTATTGTACTTCATCGTAGGATTTATTCTGGAGATGTTGTTTTTAGGGTATGGCAGTTGGCGATACGACCCGTTGCTTTTACCGGTTGATGTTCCAGTTTTTACAGTCAGTTCCTGCAAATCCCATGCATTTGTCCTTTCAATACTTGTTCAGTTTTTCATCAATTCACCATTATTATTCAGCGGGATAACTATCAGTGCCAATGCTATATTTTCCATAGCGCTCGAGAAGAACTTGCGCCTTTTTCATACATATTTAACTTTCCCTGGTGGCGGTTGGCGATGGAGAGCACCAGATGGTAACCGCTATGAATTTCTGCCCGAGGTGTGTGGTAGAGAAGGTTTTCAAGGCTTTACGAAAGCTCGGGCCTACATTGTAGCTATACTAACTCCTCTTGCGGTATTCCTCACGATTGTTATACCAGCGTACTACACCACTGTTGACAGTTACACTGATTTTCCTCGAATTCACCACGCTTGCATTTTACAAGGCGTTCTTTTAGTGATCCTTGTGTTACTACTCATACAGCAAATCATCGGATCGCGTTCTTGGAGTAATCACTGGGAAGTAATCTGTGAATCAAGGATAAATAGCTGTGGCAACGCGGCGTTCTGTTATTTTTTTCCATACATTTTTTGTCCAAATTGGGAAGCTCTCAAAGACGACTTAAGAACAAAAGCCTAA